Within the Candidatus Zixiibacteriota bacterium genome, the region GTTGGAGAGTCCGTTTTCAATTTCTCCAACACCGTTATACAGGCGTCCTGAGCGATATCCTCGCTATACTCCCCTCCAACCCTTCGTTTGGCCAGAAGAACAAATCTTACTCGAAGATACTCGAAAACCTCCTTTTCGGCAGTCTTATCCCCTTGTTTAGCCTTGATTACTAATGACGTAAGGTGCTCACCCATTGCTTACTTTCCTGCACACAATAACTTAAAGAGAATATAACGCCGCTGAATTCGATGTCAATAAGGCCGTCCGAGACATAGCGACACAAACGGTTAAATCACCTGTAATATTCGACTTACTTGACAAACTATAATTGTGACGACGGCTTGTTTCGGGATTTACAGGGCATGGCGCCTCGCGGGGAGGGGCGTCATTACCAGGTCGTTGACCGGCTTCTCCTCGCGAAGAAGTCAACCAGCTTCCGAAACAGCCGTTTCTTTTGCGTATAACTCCCCGATTTAATGGTCACTCCTCCCCTATGTCCACCAGCCGGGATCGCTCCCATTCCTCGCCCAGGATAGCCTGTCCCTCCCGATCGGCATCAACTACGAAATCTTCCGGAACAACCACCGAATAAGCGCCATCTATCGGGCGATAAGAACTCGGCCCCATCTGACCGGTCAATCCAAAATGCCCCGCCCCGGACAAAATCACCGCCGGTATATCTTTCTCGCGAAGCACCTCCAGAATCATAGCCGCCGACTGTTGCGATGTTAACCGCGCGAGCTGCACCCAATCTTCATAGCCCTCACCATCATCCGCATCCTCCACCGGCAATGACGCCACCAGAGGTTCATCACAATCGGGACAGACTTCCACTCCCGCTTCGTATTCATATCTGCATTTCGGACAAAACATCACCGGCTCCTCTTTTTCCAATATACTAAAAAATGCGCCGAGCATTCAATAAAATCGCGGCTCCTGCTTTTCTCACGACCTGAGTTTCCAAAGAAAACGATAAAGTGGCGCCAACATCACGAAACCATCCGCGAGATCATCGGCAATCCGACGGCTAAACAGCCGCTTGTTCACCTTCCTGTTACAAACCAGATACAGACTGCGCTTCTGATACCACAAATTGATCCTATCCGGCCTATCCGCATCGAAAAGTCTCTGATACTGCTCTCCCTCCAAAGTAAACGTCTTCTGCCCGTCATAAAAGGCTATAGCCTTAGCAAACTCTTTTGGTCTTGTATTAATGGCGTTACGAAACCTGCTCATGGTCGCCGGCGATGCACTGTAATAGCCCATACCATATCGATACCAGTCCGAAAACAACTCAAAAAAATACGCCGGCGCATCCTTCCAATCCTTACCCGGACGCTTGAACGTAACCCACACGCTTTCCTTGAAAAGAGATTTGTCCCGCGAAAATCGCGTATCCCGATATATCTTCGATATCGTCTTATTGACCGCCGGAGTGGTCTCGATATAAGGGTCAATCGATACCATCAGGTCTCCCAGCTCCACCACCAGCGCCCTCAACGGCTGCATCAGGTGCGTTTCATAATCGTCGCGGTGCCGCTCGAGCCACGGCTTTGAATTATTGGCCGCGAGATTCTTCAAAAACTCAAGCGTCTGCTTGGAAAATCCGCTGAATCTGACAATATCAGGCTTTTTCATACCGTGCTCCCTTCTACGAGTCAATTAATCCAAAGTTCTCACCCGCAAGAAAGATAAAAGCGGCACCACCGGTGTTTATCACATTTGCGCCGCATTCGCCACTTGACCGGTCACACCAAAAAACTATACCTATCTAAAAACACACTCAATTTCACGGGAGAAACCCAAATGACCCCCAAACAGGTCGCTCTCAGGTTCGCCGAGGCTATCAGCAAACGCGATGTTGACGCGCTCTATGATCTTATGACCGATGACCACACGTTCATCGATGGTATGGGCGAGCAAATCTCGGGAAAAGAACGCATGCGCGATGGATGGCGCGGTTACTACACTATGGTCCCTGACTACGCGATCGAGGTTACCGAATCTTTCGAATCCGGCAACATCGTGGCCATGCTGGGCGAAGCGTTCGGGACATTTACCACCGACGGCAATCTCAAGAAGGAGAATTTCTGGAAAGTCCCGGCCGCCTGGCGGGCGGTTATCGATGGTGACAAGATCCGCCAGTGGCAGGTCTACGCCGACAACGAGCCGATTCGCATTATCATGCGCCGCGAAGGCGTGCTGGAGTAGCATTACGTCGTCCGGAAGGTCGGGTTCGGACCTGCCCCGCACTTCGGCGGATTCCAAAAAAATATAATCGTGAGAGCAAACCCGACATCTTTCCGTCATCTCCAGCTGCCTTCGCGATCTTCGTGCAAAAAAAAGCGACCGATCCCAAAAAGACCGGCCGCTCTCCACACTATAGCATGATTTTTGTGTTAGCTCTTCGACTCCGGCAAAATCACCTGGTCGATAACGTGAATCACTCCGTTGGAGCATTCGATATCGGTGGCCACCACCGAGGCATCGTTGATCTTGACGCCATCGTCTTTCTTTTTAATCATCACTTCCTGACCGTTGAGGGTCGTGGCCTTATCCAGTCCCACCACCTGTTCGGCTTTCACTTTGCCGTTGAGGACGTGGTAAGTGAGGATCGATGTCAACTTCTCTTTATCTTTGAGAAGTGATTCCAGGGTACCTTTCGGAAGAGCCTCGAAAGCTTTGTTGGTCGGGGCGAACACCGTGAACGGACCATCGCCGTTTAAGGCCGACTCCAGCCCGGCGGCCTGAACAGCCTGAACCAGAATCGAGAAATCTTCATTGCTGGCGGCGGTTTCGACGATTGTCATTTTCTTGGTATCGTCCATTTTATCCTTGGTCATTTTATCCATGGACGCGCTGGCTTTGTCGGCTTTCATATCTGTTTTGGAGTGATCATCGCCCACACCGCACGCGCCGCAATGGGCCTGAGCCGATACTGCTGCGAAAACTATAACGGCGAGTAATACGAAAAGCTGTTTCATCTGTCTTGCCTCTCAGAATTGTGTTACGATTGTTTGCATTTGGTTTAGCGTTTATAACACAAAACTGGACTGTTCTTGTTCCCCTTTTCGGTACTAATCGGCTTGGATTCGCCCTGATCTGTTGGCGCGCTGGGGCTTACGCCCTTGATGGCCACCTCTATGATAAGCCAACTAGCTTGTCATTTCGGGCCTTGCGAGAAATCTTTCCGTCACGATTCACACTTGAGCCTCTGCGAATCTATTTGGCAATCCAGTCAATTGCGCGCACAGATCATTCAAACGTGTCCGTTGGAAAGCATCCTTCGGGATTTCTTACCTTTAGCCATAACGCTGCATCACCATAGAGGCCATCAAGGGCTTCGTTTATCTTGGATATGAGGCGGACCACTACGTCGCACAGATCCCCTATCATTGAAAAATCGGACGGACTGAGAAAGACAGACTCCCGAAGAAAAATGCTGCTCTCACCCTCAAGTTGCGGCATTGGTGTTGGATGAATCAACGAGTGACGTAACTTCTTTTCAAATTGGAGTAATTCCTTCATATCAATACAACTATTTTCGTCGAATAGCGGGTGTTCCTTGCCCATGGCAATTTTTGGATAAAGTAGGAGCTTGTCTCTGAGACTTTTGCGCACGGCACATTGTCTGTCAACATCCCATTCAGTCACGATCGTCAGATACTTCTTACTGAGTTTCTGACTCAGTGCTATGTCCCACCCTAAGCCATTGATGTATCCTTCGATGAGACAGAAAGCTGACCGAGCGGTTGCCCGCATGAGACTTAGAAGGAGTTTCGCCTCCTCGGCACTTGCCGTTTGCTCGTCGCAAGACTCATATAGCTCTGAAGTGTGGTTCCAAAGGGCAGTCATATCTTCATACAATGCGGCCTCAACTATAAAGTAATGAGCCTTCCCCTTCCTCTCAAAAGCATTGTGAATATCGACCCCGATGCGCGCATGCGGAGGAAGTCGGTCAAAAATGGGCATCGCATTGTCGTACCGCGAAAATAGCCTCTGTAAATGGGTCTTTTTCGCCCAAAGGATCAATGATTTTTTGTCTTTTGTCTCGTTAAGATACATCTCGATATCATTTGATGTGCCTTTCCACCCATAATGGTCAGAAAGATTTCTCACCAAGTCCGTTAAGCGCTCCATATGACGGCGAATCTCGTTACGCGATAGATTCGATAGAGTATCAAACTGCCGGTCAATAACATCTTGCTCAGCATTGTCGCAGGCGCCGGTGAGCAGACTTATGACCCGATATTTCTTATACAGTGCGGTAAAACGCTTTCTCAGGCCAGATTCAAGATCGATTATCATTTTTCAGAGTTACCCTTACTTTCTTGACAGTACAATTTAAGGCTGTGAAAAGAAAGACTTACTCACGTAAACCTCCTCAACTAAAGAAGTGTCTATCCAAAGGGGCAAATTTCATGCTGTATTCATCAAAATAACTGAAGACGTAGGGCAGAACCCTATTCCACAAAAGACTACAATCGCGAGCGGTTCTGCCACACAGTCATCATTGCTCGTTCAATTCATCCCGCTTGACTTCCTTGAGAGTCATCTCTGACCAGGGAAGTTCCGGTCCGCCTGATTCCTCCGTGTATGTGCCCCAGCCATCGAACTGACAATCGTGGTCGAATGCAAGCCGACACATTTCGGCACTCCAATCGATAACTACCGAGTCCGACATCAGAATGTCCGTCGTCCAGCCCGTAACCAAAAAAAGACCGCTCTGTTCATCCGCGGGACCATAAGCCCCCGCGTATCCCTTGCCCGCCAGTGCGGCCGCCAGATCGGAGGCATTTGTTTCAGTATTGGTATAGAAGAAATACTCGAGTTTGCGCTCCATCTGGTCTGTAACCCCGGCCTGCCGCAACTGCGCCAATACTTCTCGAGCGCCACTAGCCTGCTGTTGGATAGTCTCGTTCAACTGCACCTGGGGGTCCGACGCCTCATCTTGCTTTCCACATCCAAATAGTGCTGAGAAAAATCCCATTGTTAGTACCACCTGCCTTATGAACTTCACTACCTTAGAACCCTTGATATCTTGTTCCGCGCATTTTGACATCACAAACTGTGATCTCTAACTTTTACTTCCCCGAAGATAAGAAACCGATTGAACGTAAATGCTGCTGAAACCAATTCCGATCTCCCCGAACGATGAAAATTATCTAAAGCGGAGAGGTAGGGATTCGAACCCTAGGTACCCGAAGGTACAACGGTTTTCGAGACCGCCGCTTTCGACCACTCAGCCACCTCTCCGATATCGATATAAGGGGCAGATGAGGACATCTACCGCCCACAACAGGGGCAGATGAAGATTCCGCGTTTCGCGGGACCGCCCACATGTCAACCCGCCCAAAGCGGGCCGACGTAAATGTACGAAATTCCCGCCGTTTGTAAAGACTCAAACTCCAAAACCTGTCGACACCAGGCTTTCGTAGGCTCACGCCGCGGCGCGAGCCTACCAGCAATCCGGTTCCCCACCCCGCCTTTGGCGGGGCTGTGGGATCATCCCAACGTCCGCAATTTCCCTACAACTTCCCACCAAAACACCACCGCCGAAACCTTATTGAACAACACCGGGTGGGAGGCTCAAACCTGTTTGGGCCTGACGTTGACAGCCAGATTACCCCACCCTTCCGGTGGATTTTTCGGGTGGCAGGCTCAAACTCGTTTGGGCCTGACAGCCCGACAATGATATCTGCGTTCGTAGGCTCACGCCGCGGCGCGAGCCTACGATGAGCGAAAAATCGAATCGAAAAAATATGAAATCTGAGCAAACGAAGCCAAACCCGGGTAAGTAAAATGCGGATATATGATTACAGTGAATTTTCCACAGCATAACCATAGGCGTTTGATTAATCAAACGCGACAGGGTATGCCAAACATCATCGACTCTTGTTCCGTCAGATCTTGCGACCTGTTGAGGGCGTGTGACCTGACGGTTATCCGAACTCCTCTGCGTCGGGTCACAATCCCCTGGCGGGGCTCAAGACCCAACGCAACATCGAAGAATAAGGAAACGAACCCAAATAGGCGTAACAGAATGGCAGACAGAAAAATACGGCCGATTATCAACAGGCAGATGAGAATCCCGCGCTTCGCGGGACCACGCACAAAACGGGCCCTAGTCGCGGATCACAACACCCTTCTCGACCAGCTCCTTCTGGGCCTTAATCAGACTGCGCGCGAACCCGAACCGCGGCCTTACCACCTGGAAAACCACGAACGAGAAAAGCACAATCATCAGCGTTTCTTCAAACCGGGCCGTGAAATAAAAGTAAGCGAAACCCCACAAAGCGATCAGGGCGATCAGGTAAAAAATCGGTTTCGAGCGGGCCACCAGCGAATGAACCAGATCATCCTCAAATGTCTCTTTCGACCGCACCATCGGCTTTTTCATCATCTGGGTTCGCCACCACAGCGCCACCGCCGCCTGCGCCAGCGACACCGCCACGATCGCGTAGAAAAGTGTGTTGGCGCCCTCGCCGATCCGGTTAAACCAGCTCTGGTTTTTGTCCAGGAAATAGCAGACCAGCAAAATAGCCATCGGGACCAGCACATTGACCACCAGGCCAAGATACAGCGGTTTGATTATGATCCGGTTGAGATCAAATTCGTCATCCAGTATAGGGGACATTGCTTTCTATCCTTTGAATAAAACTTTCATACGTCGATTTCTTCGGCCAGTAAACGAACGTCCAGGCGATACCAATCGGGTAAAAGTAAAGCATGCTCGCTCTATCGCCCGACAGAAGATACACCACCAGCCCGAAAAGATAACTCATCTCGACAAACGCGAACTTGATAACGCTCATCGTGAAAAAGACATTGTCCGGCGTCATCTGCGACTGTTGGCTCGCCTTGAAACTGCTGATCTGGAATCGTTCGATAAATATCGCCATCGCCGGCTCGATAATGGCCACGGCCAGAAGAATATAAAACATCATCTCGATCTGCCCGCCCTGCTGGCCCGCCGCCTTTATAACATAGGTCATCCCCAGATAGATAATGGGCGCGACGACGAGCATGGCCACCGCTATCATTCGGATTTTGCCGAACCACGCCT harbors:
- a CDS encoding DUF2461 domain-containing protein, with the translated sequence MKKPDIVRFSGFSKQTLEFLKNLAANNSKPWLERHRDDYETHLMQPLRALVVELGDLMVSIDPYIETTPAVNKTISKIYRDTRFSRDKSLFKESVWVTFKRPGKDWKDAPAYFFELFSDWYRYGMGYYSASPATMSRFRNAINTRPKEFAKAIAFYDGQKTFTLEGEQYQRLFDADRPDRINLWYQKRSLYLVCNRKVNKRLFSRRIADDLADGFVMLAPLYRFLWKLRS
- a CDS encoding nuclear transport factor 2 family protein: MTPKQVALRFAEAISKRDVDALYDLMTDDHTFIDGMGEQISGKERMRDGWRGYYTMVPDYAIEVTESFESGNIVAMLGEAFGTFTTDGNLKKENFWKVPAAWRAVIDGDKIRQWQVYADNEPIRIIMRREGVLE
- a CDS encoding fasciclin domain-containing protein, whose protein sequence is MDKMTKDKMDDTKKMTIVETAASNEDFSILVQAVQAAGLESALNGDGPFTVFAPTNKAFEALPKGTLESLLKDKEKLTSILTYHVLNGKVKAEQVVGLDKATTLNGQEVMIKKKDDGVKINDASVVATDIECSNGVIHVIDQVILPESKS
- a CDS encoding ribonuclease E inhibitor RraB, giving the protein MGFFSALFGCGKQDEASDPQVQLNETIQQQASGAREVLAQLRQAGVTDQMERKLEYFFYTNTETNASDLAAALAGKGYAGAYGPADEQSGLFLVTGWTTDILMSDSVVIDWSAEMCRLAFDHDCQFDGWGTYTEESGGPELPWSEMTLKEVKRDELNEQ